A genomic segment from Enoplosus armatus isolate fEnoArm2 chromosome 12, fEnoArm2.hap1, whole genome shotgun sequence encodes:
- the prorsd1 gene encoding prolyl-tRNA synthetase associated domain-containing protein 1 translates to MSEGLRAELEEYLETLNIQTTCVEHPPVFTVEEMMPHLQEVRGAVTKNLFLKDKKKKGLWLVSARHDRQVNLNDLAKKLGVGSGNLRFADEAAMLEKLKVGQGCATALALLFDKDRSVKFVLDRDLVEGGHEMVYFHPMTNAATMGLRPDDLLRFLKETGHEPVLESFE, encoded by the exons ATGTCAGAAGGTCTGCGGGCGGAGCTGGAGGAATATCTGGAGACTTTAAACATCCAGACGACCTGCGTGGAGCACCCGCCG GTGTTCACGGTGGAGGAGATGATGCCTCACCTGCAGGAAGTGAGAGGAGCCGTCACCAAGAACCTCTTCCtgaaggacaagaagaagaaaggcctGTGGCTGGTGTCTGCTCGCCACGACCGCCAG GTGAACCTCAACGACCTCGCCAAGAAGCTCGGCGTGGGCAGCGGCAACCTGCGCTTCGCAGACgaggcggccatgttggagaAACTCAAG GTGGGTCAGGGCTGTGCCACGGCTCTGGCTCTGCTCTTCGATAAGGACCGGAGTGTGAAGTTCGTCCTGGACCGGGACCTGGTGGAGGGAGGCCACGAGATGGTCTACTTCCACCCCATGACCAACGCCGCCACCATGGGGCTCCGACCAGATGACCTGCTGCGCTTCCTCAAGGAGACGGGACACGAACCCGTCCTGGAGAGCTTCGAGTAG